In Alphaproteobacteria bacterium US3C007, one genomic interval encodes:
- a CDS encoding SMP-30/gluconolactonase/LRE family protein: MNVFDTTNCILGEGPLWHPERQSLFWFDILSKRVLMKEDNQSRDWNFETCVSAAGWVSADQILIASEIELFILDITTGKTDTVVALEKEKLETRSNDGRADPFGGFWIGTMGKAAQTGAGAIYRYFKGELRKLISNITISNAICFSPNGDAAYFADTSQQIIHRWRLSAKDGWPIGDPEPFIDLRADNIHPDGAVVDQSGCLWNAQWGSGRVARYSPEGVYLDHIQCPASQSSCPAFGGETLTSLFVTSAAVGVNEPQAGQTFFVKDVDVKGQAEHQVLL, from the coding sequence ATGAACGTGTTCGACACGACCAACTGCATCTTGGGGGAAGGGCCTCTGTGGCATCCTGAGCGTCAGTCTTTGTTTTGGTTTGATATTTTGTCCAAACGCGTGCTGATGAAAGAGGACAATCAATCGCGCGATTGGAATTTTGAGACCTGCGTATCGGCCGCGGGTTGGGTCTCTGCTGATCAAATCTTAATAGCCTCTGAAATCGAACTTTTTATCTTGGATATAACGACGGGTAAAACGGACACTGTTGTTGCGTTGGAAAAAGAAAAGCTGGAAACCCGTTCTAATGATGGCCGCGCTGACCCCTTTGGAGGGTTTTGGATTGGTACGATGGGAAAAGCCGCGCAGACAGGCGCTGGGGCGATCTATCGCTATTTTAAAGGTGAACTGCGAAAACTGATCTCTAACATAACAATTTCCAATGCGATTTGTTTTTCACCTAATGGCGATGCGGCTTATTTTGCCGATACCAGCCAGCAAATCATCCATCGTTGGCGTTTGTCAGCGAAAGACGGGTGGCCGATCGGAGATCCTGAACCTTTCATTGATTTGCGCGCGGATAATATACACCCGGACGGCGCGGTTGTTGACCAATCTGGATGTTTGTGGAATGCCCAATGGGGCAGTGGTCGCGTGGCGCGCTATAGCCCCGAGGGGGTTTACTTGGATCATATTCAATGCCCTGCTTCGCAAAGCAGCTGCCCTGCCTTTGGCGGTGAAACCTTAACAAGCTTGTTCGTAACCTCGGCAGCGGTTGGAGTGAATGAGCCACAGGCGGGCCAAACATTTTTCGTAAAAGATGTAGATGTCAAAGGGCAAGCTGAACATCAGGTGTTATTGTGA
- a CDS encoding beta-galactosidase → MKRSLGTCYYPEHWPQSRWPIDAKKMVETGLTWVRIGEFAWHNLEPREGCFEFDWLDEAIACLGQAGLKVVLGTPTATPPKWVVQKYPDMLAIDAQGQPRRFGSRRHYCFSHLGYRLQCRDIVGRLAKRYGNNPVVAAWQTDNEYGCHDTTLSYSKNAEDGFRNWLRAIFSDGSNAGDIDALNAAWGNVFWSMSYADFDEIELPNLTVTEPNPAHSLAFRRYSSEQVVAFNKEQVEIIRQHSSAPISHNFMGRITDFDHFKVGEDLDIATWDSYPLGFLEDRVGASVDEQKAFARQGHPDFQAFHHDLYRAVGQGRWWVMEQQPGPVNWAPYNPVPLPGMVRFWTWEAFAHGAEAVSFFRWRQVPFAQEQMHAGLLRPDGEAAPALKEAARVAAELADAPDVAHASAELAIIFDYDADAAWSIQPHGATLSYFGLVFDLYCALRKLGVSVDLISSKVQNFSDYKMVCAPGMIHMPSDLKQALASNSGVSLIGPRSAARDAHMTIPQPLPPDIPHLDVTVSAVESLRPDMLIALSGAGAIKGYRELLEGHATPILLSKAGDTVAMEDGNLVYLGSWLDQDGFIEFLEPLCQKAGIKTIKMPEGVRRRVMGAEEFWFNHNARAVETIHGQIKPADFLRLSPSE, encoded by the coding sequence ATGAAGCGCAGCCTCGGAACGTGTTACTATCCTGAACATTGGCCGCAAAGCCGGTGGCCAATCGATGCAAAAAAAATGGTTGAAACGGGGCTAACCTGGGTGCGCATTGGCGAATTCGCCTGGCACAATCTAGAGCCGCGCGAGGGGTGTTTTGAATTTGACTGGCTCGATGAAGCGATTGCATGTTTAGGGCAGGCGGGGTTGAAAGTTGTGTTGGGCACGCCAACCGCTACGCCGCCCAAATGGGTGGTTCAAAAATATCCGGATATGCTGGCTATAGACGCGCAGGGGCAGCCGCGCAGGTTTGGCTCTCGCAGGCATTATTGTTTCAGCCATTTGGGCTATCGCCTGCAATGCCGCGATATCGTGGGGCGGCTTGCCAAGCGCTATGGCAATAACCCTGTCGTGGCGGCGTGGCAAACCGATAATGAATATGGCTGCCACGATACCACATTGTCTTATTCAAAAAATGCGGAAGACGGATTTCGCAACTGGCTGCGCGCTATTTTCTCAGATGGTTCTAATGCAGGGGATATAGACGCGTTGAACGCGGCTTGGGGCAACGTATTCTGGTCGATGTCTTATGCTGATTTTGATGAGATAGAGCTGCCAAACTTAACGGTTACAGAGCCGAATCCGGCACATTCTTTAGCGTTTAGGCGCTATAGTTCAGAGCAGGTCGTTGCCTTTAATAAAGAACAGGTCGAGATTATACGGCAGCATTCATCAGCGCCTATTTCGCATAATTTTATGGGCCGGATAACCGATTTTGATCATTTCAAAGTCGGCGAGGATCTTGATATAGCGACTTGGGATAGCTATCCGCTTGGGTTTTTGGAAGATCGTGTGGGTGCGTCGGTAGATGAGCAAAAAGCTTTTGCACGACAAGGCCATCCAGATTTTCAAGCCTTTCATCATGATCTATATCGAGCGGTCGGGCAGGGCCGATGGTGGGTAATGGAACAACAGCCCGGGCCGGTGAATTGGGCGCCATATAACCCTGTTCCGTTGCCTGGTATGGTGCGGTTTTGGACATGGGAAGCTTTTGCCCATGGCGCCGAGGCGGTCAGTTTCTTTCGGTGGCGGCAAGTGCCCTTTGCCCAAGAGCAAATGCATGCCGGCCTGTTGCGCCCCGACGGGGAAGCTGCACCGGCCTTAAAAGAAGCCGCGCGAGTGGCAGCAGAGCTGGCGGATGCGCCAGATGTTGCGCATGCATCGGCCGAGCTTGCGATTATTTTTGATTATGATGCAGATGCGGCTTGGAGCATTCAACCGCATGGGGCAACGCTTAGTTATTTCGGCTTGGTTTTCGATCTGTATTGTGCGCTGCGCAAGCTGGGAGTCTCGGTCGATTTGATTTCCAGTAAAGTGCAAAATTTTTCAGATTATAAAATGGTTTGTGCGCCCGGAATGATACATATGCCGTCAGATTTAAAGCAAGCTTTGGCGTCAAACAGCGGAGTAAGTCTGATTGGGCCTCGATCAGCTGCGCGCGATGCACATATGACAATCCCCCAGCCTTTGCCCCCTGATATCCCTCACCTTGATGTGACGGTGAGCGCTGTCGAATCCCTCCGTCCAGATATGCTCATCGCGCTTTCAGGCGCAGGCGCGATCAAAGGCTATAGAGAGCTTTTGGAAGGGCATGCTACGCCCATTCTCTTGAGCAAAGCAGGCGATACAGTGGCGATGGAAGATGGCAATTTGGTTTACCTAGGGTCTTGGTTAGATCAGGACGGTTTTATAGAGTTTTTAGAACCGCTATGTCAAAAAGCAGGAATAAAAACGATTAAAATGCCAGAGGGCGTGCGCCGCCGCGTTATGGGGGCTGAAGAGTTTTGGTTTAATCATAACGCGAGGGCCGTTGAGACCATTCATGGTCAGATAAAGCCTGCTGATTTTCTTCGGCTCAGCCCGTCTGAATGA
- a CDS encoding aldose epimerase family protein: MHLISLVSDDLRANISTYGAVLQDLRCNDLPHSLVLGFPNLQPYLTNPPYLGAIVGRYANRIAKARIDGATDHQHLDANQDGLHCLHGGSDGSSSRLWAIIDSGSDFVTLEDIIPDGHMGFVGTLRVNVRYQLAQSNLKIDITATSDAASLCNFTNHSYFNLDGRPQIDLHRLQVLSKRYLPVDETGIPSQAPTPVAGSKYDFSNFSALCENGTFAKIDHNYCLNDRRRPITTVARLSTDALDMEMASTEPGVHIYTGSGLSDFSAKGHAGYPYRAFAGIALEAQTWPDAPNRPEYPSPWLLPGDVYHHATVYHFARRQARSS, encoded by the coding sequence GTGCACCTGATCTCTCTTGTTTCGGATGATTTACGGGCGAATATCTCAACATATGGTGCTGTTTTACAAGATTTGAGGTGTAACGATCTTCCGCATTCTTTGGTTCTGGGCTTTCCCAACCTCCAACCTTACTTAACCAACCCGCCCTATCTCGGGGCCATTGTCGGGCGGTATGCAAACCGGATTGCCAAGGCAAGAATAGACGGCGCGACGGATCATCAGCATTTGGATGCCAATCAAGATGGGTTGCATTGCCTGCACGGCGGATCAGATGGCTCTTCGAGCCGATTATGGGCCATCATCGACTCGGGGTCCGATTTTGTAACATTGGAAGATATTATCCCGGATGGGCATATGGGGTTTGTTGGCACGCTTCGGGTGAACGTGCGGTATCAGTTGGCGCAGTCAAATTTGAAGATCGATATTACCGCCACTTCCGATGCCGCGAGCTTATGCAATTTTACCAATCATAGCTATTTCAATCTCGACGGCCGCCCGCAGATTGATCTGCACCGCTTACAGGTTTTATCGAAGCGTTACCTTCCAGTGGATGAGACTGGCATTCCCAGCCAAGCGCCCACCCCTGTTGCGGGCTCAAAATATGATTTTTCGAATTTTTCAGCGCTGTGCGAAAATGGAACATTTGCTAAAATTGATCACAATTATTGCCTGAATGACCGGCGCCGTCCGATAACCACCGTAGCGCGCTTAAGTACCGATGCGCTTGATATGGAAATGGCAAGCACGGAGCCAGGGGTGCATATTTACACGGGCAGCGGATTGTCTGATTTTTCTGCGAAGGGCCATGCTGGGTACCCTTATCGCGCCTTTGCTGGCATCGCCCTAGAGGCCCAAACCTGGCCTGACGCACCCAATAGACCCGAATATCCAAGCCCCTGGCTTTTGCCCGGCGATGTTTATCACCACGCAACCGTTTATCATTTTGCACGCAGGCAGGCGCGCAGCTCTTAA
- the cobF gene encoding precorrin-6A synthase (deacetylating), translating to MIDLYFIGIGMGNPDHLTRQAIAELQTADVILIPHKGAQKSDLADLRKTICEKCLEPIPPLVYFDLPKRDSKTKTYLEGVVDWHSAIAKTWQDTLHRTLPNGGKAALMIWGDPSLYDSSLRIAQRLNPRKAAIRITVVPGLTSVQLLTAAHAIPLNALGAAVTYTTGRNLADHGWPDKCESLVVMLDGQTAFDRLDPDAFEIWWGAFLGMPEQILISGRLSSCCEEIKTTRQRARETHGWIMDTYLLRPVP from the coding sequence ATGATTGATCTGTATTTCATCGGCATCGGGATGGGCAATCCAGATCATTTAACCAGACAGGCGATTGCCGAACTTCAAACCGCTGATGTTATTCTAATCCCGCATAAAGGCGCCCAAAAATCTGATCTTGCCGATTTGCGCAAAACTATTTGTGAAAAATGTCTCGAGCCAATCCCGCCTTTGGTTTATTTTGATCTTCCCAAACGCGATTCCAAAACCAAAACCTATCTAGAGGGGGTTGTTGATTGGCACAGCGCGATCGCCAAAACTTGGCAGGATACGCTGCACAGAACGCTTCCAAATGGTGGCAAAGCGGCGCTTATGATCTGGGGTGACCCCTCTCTTTATGACAGCAGCTTGCGCATTGCCCAAAGGTTAAACCCGCGCAAAGCAGCAATCCGCATCACTGTGGTTCCGGGATTGACATCAGTTCAACTGCTAACCGCGGCGCATGCCATTCCCCTTAATGCTTTAGGAGCAGCCGTCACCTATACAACGGGGCGCAATTTGGCAGATCACGGTTGGCCTGATAAATGTGAAAGCTTGGTTGTAATGCTGGATGGTCAAACCGCGTTTGATCGATTGGATCCAGACGCGTTTGAAATATGGTGGGGTGCATTTTTGGGCATGCCAGAGCAGATTTTAATCAGCGGCCGGCTTTCTTCGTGTTGCGAAGAGATAAAAACCACGCGCCAGCGCGCCCGTGAAACTCATGGCTGGATTATGGACACGTATCTATTAAGACCTGTTCCGTAA
- a CDS encoding energy-coupling factor ABC transporter permease, giving the protein MHIEPGLVNGVKIALSYATAAGAATYGIKLTLEALRQSGAFNLAARAILATIATFVFFEILPHFPVGVSEVHFILGSTLFLIFGVAPAAFGLAAGLLIQGLFFAPIDLPQYFMNLTSLLVPLFALSVIAKAVIAPNTAYADLSYRQALMLSTSYQAGVVGWVAFWVFYGQGFGAETFASVGLFGMAYMSVIILEPVVDLAVLALAKMMRDTPASGLMQPRVYSA; this is encoded by the coding sequence ATGCATATTGAACCAGGCCTTGTGAATGGGGTAAAAATTGCCCTGAGCTATGCAACCGCGGCCGGCGCAGCAACTTATGGTATTAAATTAACGCTAGAGGCATTGCGCCAGTCTGGCGCCTTCAATTTGGCAGCGCGTGCTATTTTGGCAACGATTGCGACATTCGTCTTTTTCGAGATTTTGCCGCATTTTCCTGTCGGTGTATCAGAAGTTCACTTCATTCTGGGCTCGACATTGTTCCTCATTTTTGGTGTGGCTCCTGCCGCATTTGGCTTGGCCGCTGGATTGCTGATCCAAGGGCTCTTTTTCGCCCCGATTGATTTACCACAATATTTTATGAATCTCACGTCGCTGTTGGTTCCTTTATTCGCCTTATCGGTGATTGCAAAAGCGGTGATTGCGCCAAATACGGCCTATGCCGACTTGAGCTACCGCCAAGCGCTTATGCTCTCGACCAGTTATCAAGCCGGCGTTGTTGGCTGGGTCGCTTTTTGGGTGTTTTACGGCCAGGGGTTTGGCGCTGAAACCTTCGCAAGCGTTGGGCTGTTCGGCATGGCGTATATGAGCGTGATTATTTTGGAACCGGTTGTTGATCTCGCGGTATTGGCGCTGGCAAAAATGATGCGCGATACTCCAGCGTCGGGTCTAATGCAGCCGCGCGTGTATTCTGCTTAA
- the cobA gene encoding uroporphyrinogen-III C-methyltransferase — protein sequence MTGFVSFVGSGPGDPALLTLKAVECLKTAQVVLFDDLSSGPILKYAGAKTELIGVGKRAGRRSPKQDHVSRLLVDYAGQGYQVVRLKSGDPGVFGRLEEEIEALRAANLPFEIVPGVTAASAAAAAAGIPLSRRLTARRIQFVTGHDVAGALPDDLNIPALTDPNATTVIYMPKRTFASLAELLIQNGLPKTTPALLAESISTPEQYLQRTTVLTLAQQLSKDISSAPGLILYGALAETSLQDVGVGCDLS from the coding sequence GTGACCGGATTTGTAAGCTTTGTTGGCTCTGGCCCTGGCGACCCCGCGCTTTTAACCTTGAAAGCCGTTGAGTGCCTAAAAACGGCGCAGGTTGTCTTATTCGACGATTTATCCTCTGGGCCAATTCTGAAATATGCCGGCGCAAAAACAGAATTGATTGGGGTGGGCAAACGCGCCGGCCGTCGTTCGCCTAAGCAGGATCACGTAAGTCGTTTATTGGTCGATTATGCTGGCCAAGGCTATCAAGTTGTACGTCTTAAATCAGGGGATCCAGGCGTTTTTGGCAGATTAGAGGAAGAAATTGAGGCTTTGCGCGCGGCGAATCTTCCGTTTGAAATTGTGCCAGGGGTAACCGCTGCAAGCGCGGCAGCCGCGGCGGCGGGCATTCCCCTCAGTCGACGTTTAACCGCCAGGCGCATTCAATTTGTGACGGGGCATGACGTTGCGGGCGCGCTGCCAGACGATCTGAATATCCCCGCCCTTACCGATCCGAATGCCACAACGGTGATTTATATGCCAAAGCGCACCTTTGCTTCTTTAGCTGAACTCTTGATCCAAAATGGCTTGCCGAAAACCACTCCGGCTTTACTGGCGGAAAGCATTTCCACACCTGAGCAATATCTGCAGCGAACAACCGTGCTCACCTTGGCGCAGCAACTCTCAAAGGATATCTCAAGCGCGCCCGGGCTCATTTTGTATGGCGCCTTGGCTGAAACTTCGCTTCAAGATGTCGGGGTTGGTTGTGATCTGTCGTGA
- a CDS encoding cobyrinate a,c-diamide synthase, whose protein sequence is MRPNGLLISAPSSGTGKTTVMLGLLRAFSDRGLAVQPFKSGPDYIDPAFHFAAARRASFNIDSWSMSAELIDAISHQASGAELIIAEGSMGLFDGVATRGAEGYGSSAETAQRLGWPVVLVIDVSGQAQSAAATALGFKTYAPDLNIAGVILNRVASPRHERLARLGMQKAGIEVFGSLPRRGDLALPERHLGLIQAVEHPDLETAVAGYAQFLKDHVDLDALFAAASGSAVARPGRWASPPAQKIAIARDAAFSFTYPHLLESWRAAGASILPFSPLSDEPVPPSDLVILPGGYPELHAGKLASAHNFWNSLRAHAAQNPVHGECGGYMALGEALIDKQGVSHKMAGLLGLVTSYEKRKFHLGYRQAHLCAPALGFAKGTKLRGHEFHYSSILNQPDAALADVFDADGNSVAETGSFRGYVSGTFFHLIDEAQK, encoded by the coding sequence ATGCGCCCAAATGGTCTTTTAATTTCTGCACCCAGCTCAGGCACCGGCAAAACAACCGTTATGCTGGGGTTGCTCCGGGCATTTTCTGATCGCGGCCTTGCCGTTCAACCGTTTAAAAGTGGCCCCGATTATATCGATCCAGCTTTCCATTTTGCCGCTGCGCGCCGGGCATCGTTCAACATTGACAGCTGGTCTATGAGCGCAGAGCTGATCGATGCGATCAGCCACCAGGCGTCTGGCGCGGAATTGATCATTGCAGAAGGCTCAATGGGGTTGTTTGACGGTGTGGCAACGCGGGGCGCTGAGGGGTATGGAAGCAGCGCCGAAACGGCCCAAAGATTGGGCTGGCCGGTTGTGTTGGTGATCGATGTTTCTGGGCAGGCCCAATCCGCTGCGGCAACCGCTTTGGGCTTTAAAACCTATGCGCCTGATCTCAATATTGCAGGGGTTATCTTAAACCGGGTTGCCAGCCCGCGCCATGAACGTTTGGCAAGATTGGGTATGCAAAAAGCGGGAATTGAGGTGTTTGGATCGTTGCCAAGGCGCGGTGATCTTGCGCTTCCCGAGCGGCATCTGGGGCTTATTCAGGCCGTAGAGCATCCTGATTTGGAAACCGCGGTTGCTGGTTATGCGCAATTTTTAAAAGATCACGTGGATCTGGATGCGTTGTTTGCGGCCGCATCCGGATCCGCTGTTGCGCGGCCGGGGCGCTGGGCATCCCCGCCGGCCCAGAAAATTGCCATCGCGCGCGATGCTGCTTTTTCTTTCACCTATCCGCATCTATTGGAAAGCTGGCGCGCGGCAGGTGCAAGCATTCTGCCGTTTTCGCCTTTGTCTGATGAGCCTGTTCCACCCTCTGACTTGGTCATCTTACCCGGGGGGTATCCAGAGCTGCACGCGGGCAAGCTGGCTTCGGCACATAATTTTTGGAACAGTTTGCGGGCGCATGCGGCACAAAACCCCGTTCATGGCGAATGCGGCGGCTATATGGCGCTAGGAGAAGCCCTGATTGATAAGCAGGGTGTCTCGCATAAAATGGCAGGGTTGCTTGGTTTGGTAACCAGTTATGAAAAACGCAAATTTCATTTGGGCTATCGCCAAGCCCATCTATGCGCCCCCGCTTTGGGCTTTGCGAAAGGCACAAAATTGCGCGGTCATGAATTTCATTATTCAAGCATTCTCAACCAACCCGACGCAGCATTGGCTGATGTGTTCGATGCCGATGGCAATTCAGTCGCCGAAACCGGCTCTTTTCGCGGATATGTCAGCGGAACCTTTTTCCATTTGATTGATGAGGCGCAAAAGTGA
- the cobM gene encoding precorrin-4 C(11)-methyltransferase has translation MTVHFIGAGPGAADLLTLRGRDLIANSPVCLYAGSLVPAEILAHCASTARIVNTAPMDLDAIIAECQRAEDAGLDVARLHSGDLSIWSAMGEQIRRLKAADIPFTITPGVPSFAAAAAALEAELTLPEISQSVVLTRTSGRASTMPSGESLENFARSGATLAIHLSIHQLTKVVTELTPFYGEHCPVAIVYRASWPDQEITRSTLCRVAETLSEDIKRTALILVGPALAAEDFAESSLYAKDYDRRFRPQSAESPFYGSAD, from the coding sequence ATGACAGTGCACTTTATTGGCGCCGGTCCGGGAGCGGCAGATCTTTTAACGCTCCGCGGACGCGATTTGATCGCCAATTCACCGGTCTGCCTTTACGCGGGCTCGTTGGTGCCCGCCGAAATATTAGCGCATTGCGCCAGCACAGCGCGGATTGTGAACACAGCACCAATGGATCTTGATGCGATTATCGCCGAATGCCAGCGTGCTGAGGATGCTGGGCTTGATGTGGCGCGCCTGCATTCGGGCGATTTATCGATTTGGTCTGCTATGGGCGAACAAATCCGCCGTTTAAAAGCAGCCGATATTCCCTTTACAATCACCCCTGGTGTTCCATCCTTCGCCGCTGCTGCCGCGGCTTTAGAAGCCGAATTAACATTGCCTGAGATTAGTCAGTCAGTGGTACTGACCCGCACTTCGGGCCGCGCATCAACCATGCCCTCAGGGGAGAGTTTGGAAAACTTTGCGCGCAGTGGGGCCACTTTGGCGATACATTTATCAATCCACCAGCTTACTAAAGTGGTGACAGAGCTCACACCTTTTTACGGCGAGCATTGCCCGGTGGCGATCGTCTATCGCGCAAGCTGGCCTGATCAGGAAATCACGCGTTCAACCTTGTGCCGCGTGGCTGAAACGCTGTCAGAAGATATAAAACGGACCGCTCTCATTCTTGTTGGGCCAGCTTTGGCCGCCGAGGATTTTGCGGAAAGCAGCCTTTATGCAAAGGATTATGATCGCCGCTTTCGCCCGCAAAGCGCGGAATCGCCTTTTTATGGAAGCGCTGATTGA
- a CDS encoding cobalamin biosynthesis protein has translation MIFVGLGFRKAVTTKSFENLFRQVFNLTELPGPIKALATLDTKALNPALQEFAAAKKVTLIPVSLENLQRQITPTQSPAAQAAYGLGSIAEAAALAAAGDGSSLTFRRLVSNDKMATCAFAKGSFK, from the coding sequence ATGATCTTTGTTGGCCTTGGGTTTCGCAAAGCCGTAACTACGAAAAGCTTTGAAAACCTGTTCCGTCAGGTTTTTAACCTGACGGAATTGCCGGGCCCAATAAAGGCGCTTGCCACGCTTGATACAAAAGCTTTAAATCCTGCATTGCAAGAATTTGCAGCGGCAAAAAAGGTCACACTCATTCCTGTGTCTTTGGAAAATCTACAGCGGCAAATAACGCCAACGCAATCACCCGCCGCACAAGCCGCTTATGGCCTGGGTAGCATCGCCGAAGCCGCCGCGTTGGCCGCCGCAGGAGATGGATCATCATTAACCTTCAGGCGCTTGGTATCAAATGATAAAATGGCAACATGCGCCTTTGCGAAAGGATCTTTTAAATGA
- a CDS encoding bifunctional cobalt-precorrin-7 (C(5))-methyltransferase/cobalt-precorrin-6B (C(15))-methyltransferase, translating to MDNAPWLTILGWGEDGPDGLTATSAKILQDAEIIAGATRHLDLLPPDYNAMRFCWPVPFAAGLAPFLALRGKKVVLLASGHPFWFGAGTSITQHLQPEEWRALPGLSSFSLAAAALGWPLETTHCMGLHAAPLERLRPHLGVNKRLLITLKDGAMAQTVAQYLCAVGFDRSELTVLERLGGPHQKIRSTRADRFNLEKIEHPALLAITPSDGPALPLANGWPDSVFSHDGQITKRPIRALTLSALCPKPGDVLWDLGGGSGSISLEWLASDTTLTAFCIEQNPDRVSRIKKNAQELGLDRLHVIQAQAPETLHDLPLPNAVFIGGGISDALLHTLWHILPADTRLVCNGVTLEAEALLINWQSEKGGELLRIELSHMAPLGSKRGWKANFPILQWSCTL from the coding sequence ATGGATAACGCTCCTTGGCTCACCATACTCGGTTGGGGCGAAGATGGTCCAGATGGGCTAACCGCCACAAGTGCAAAAATTTTGCAAGACGCAGAGATTATCGCTGGTGCCACTCGGCATTTAGACCTTTTACCGCCAGACTATAACGCTATGCGTTTCTGCTGGCCGGTGCCCTTCGCCGCGGGGCTAGCACCTTTCTTGGCTTTGCGGGGCAAAAAGGTTGTGCTTTTGGCGTCGGGCCATCCCTTTTGGTTTGGCGCAGGCACAAGTATCACGCAACATTTACAGCCCGAGGAATGGCGCGCCCTGCCCGGCCTGTCTTCATTTTCATTGGCGGCCGCAGCCTTGGGCTGGCCGCTTGAAACCACGCATTGCATGGGGTTGCACGCAGCGCCCCTTGAACGTTTACGCCCGCATTTGGGGGTTAATAAGCGCCTTCTGATCACGCTTAAAGATGGGGCGATGGCCCAAACGGTTGCGCAATATCTTTGCGCTGTTGGGTTTGATAGATCCGAGCTAACTGTGCTTGAGCGCCTGGGTGGACCGCATCAAAAAATCCGCTCGACCCGCGCAGATCGCTTTAACCTTGAAAAAATTGAACACCCTGCTCTGCTGGCGATCACGCCAAGCGATGGGCCGGCGCTTCCATTGGCAAATGGATGGCCAGATAGCGTCTTTTCCCATGATGGCCAAATCACCAAACGCCCGATACGCGCCTTAACGCTGTCTGCGCTTTGCCCAAAACCCGGCGATGTGCTGTGGGATCTCGGCGGTGGGTCCGGCTCCATTTCTTTGGAATGGCTGGCCAGTGATACAACGCTGACAGCCTTTTGTATTGAACAAAACCCCGACCGCGTGAGCCGCATTAAAAAGAATGCGCAAGAATTGGGGCTAGACCGGTTGCACGTAATACAAGCACAAGCGCCAGAAACACTCCATGATTTACCGCTTCCCAATGCGGTTTTTATTGGCGGCGGTATCAGCGATGCCTTGTTACATACGCTGTGGCATATATTGCCTGCGGATACGCGTCTGGTGTGCAATGGCGTAACCTTAGAGGCAGAAGCCTTACTGATAAACTGGCAGTCAGAAAAAGGGGGTGAGCTTCTGCGGATCGAACTGTCCCATATGGCCCCGCTTGGTTCAAAACGCGGATGGAAAGCCAACTTTCCAATCTTGCAATGGAGCTGCACGTTATGA
- a CDS encoding cobalt-precorrin-6A reductase, which produces MTVNLLILAGTIEASQLAQAVATKGYRACLSYAGRVERPKAQPIEKRIGGFGGVQGLFAYLREEQITHVIDATHPFATQMSENAVLACAKAGVPLLALTRPPWRPETTDRWHSVPDISAAASALPAQKQNIMLAIGRMHLDLFAAQSQHHYVLRLVDPPAQTLALPDSTIIVSRGPFSKEQDIALMREHEVEMVVSKNAGGRGAYAKIEAARQLFLPVIMIERPILSLPRDEAFLVTEAMDWIAGH; this is translated from the coding sequence ATGACCGTAAACCTTTTGATTTTGGCCGGTACGATTGAGGCCAGTCAGCTCGCGCAAGCCGTAGCAACCAAAGGGTATCGCGCGTGCCTGTCTTACGCTGGGCGCGTTGAGCGGCCCAAAGCCCAACCAATTGAAAAGCGGATTGGTGGGTTTGGCGGCGTCCAAGGCTTGTTCGCCTATCTTCGGGAAGAACAGATTACGCATGTGATCGATGCCACACATCCTTTTGCGACGCAGATGAGCGAAAACGCTGTGCTTGCTTGCGCCAAAGCAGGGGTTCCCCTGCTGGCTTTGACGCGCCCTCCTTGGCGCCCCGAAACAACTGACCGCTGGCATAGCGTGCCCGATATTTCGGCGGCCGCGTCCGCCTTGCCCGCTCAGAAGCAGAATATTATGCTTGCCATTGGGCGGATGCATCTTGATCTGTTTGCCGCGCAATCGCAGCATCACTATGTGTTGCGACTTGTCGACCCGCCCGCGCAGACTTTGGCGCTGCCAGATAGCACGATTATTGTATCTCGTGGACCCTTTAGCAAAGAACAGGATATTGCGTTGATGCGCGAGCATGAGGTTGAGATGGTTGTTTCTAAAAATGCGGGTGGGCGCGGCGCCTATGCTAAAATTGAAGCGGCGCGGCAGCTTTTCTTGCCGGTAATTATGATTGAACGCCCAATTTTGTCGCTCCCCCGCGATGAGGCGTTCTTGGTCACCGAAGCGATGGATTGGATTGCGGGGCATTAG